A region from the Curtobacterium sp. MCBA15_012 genome encodes:
- a CDS encoding pilus assembly protein CpaE — translation MITVELARALRDAGLRWHPDTGDRFVIDKAGVDDDVYTVSEMTVERHDHPTGTVLGFNGTTEWALDSVTADESLWLPREDQLRTLLGPAFVSLSAGCTVTATIDGERRAFADPDAAEAYGAALLAYIEASLA, via the coding sequence GTGATCACCGTCGAACTCGCCCGCGCCCTCCGCGACGCCGGACTCCGCTGGCACCCGGACACCGGCGACCGCTTCGTGATCGACAAGGCCGGGGTCGACGACGACGTGTACACCGTCTCCGAGATGACCGTCGAGCGGCACGACCACCCGACGGGCACCGTGCTCGGCTTCAACGGCACGACCGAGTGGGCGCTCGACTCCGTCACCGCGGACGAGTCGCTCTGGCTGCCGCGCGAGGACCAGCTCCGCACGCTCCTCGGGCCGGCGTTCGTGTCGCTCTCCGCGGGGTGCACGGTCACGGCGACGATCGACGGGGAACGCCGGGCGTTCGCCGACCCGGACGCCGCCGAGGCGTACGGGGCCGCCCTGCTCGCCTACATCGAGGCGTCGCTCGCCTGA